Proteins from a single region of Thunnus albacares chromosome 16, fThuAlb1.1, whole genome shotgun sequence:
- the LOC122965674 gene encoding uncharacterized protein LOC122965674 isoform X1, whose amino-acid sequence MKTVAFIIGLFIGYKFTDGTTAEDAGSPGVQWACRDRYLWIHVTSGQTPRFEAVDENGVHSISKQLASRCGYTISSFKMDGLTTFRASYYSCFTHNQNDEAFTFRFNVMVSDGGAGWISRPVSAICSGLSWSHREIVCEEDYMEVNVNRESSCGGQRGESGQVWQTAFSQAQRTASAAWQLMFLQSDGQVNAMSISEAQTQGYSLTATAKRVVFRSQYSPPHAEMMMVDGVPVEVVRVSLFFKQKLMVVMIDVSVVCTVNSGSFDGTRLLWDIPRVLTPLVGEGATFESRSLSLGVEGVLLDQHTASTRGFSLIQQGGLVQIQIPFGAEGGYRKSLVVNNVYKETYVIFLLYEHIFSLLYEDGSSVDTRHRLLRVLDTPLLCRPPFSLDQTVSDDQVFRVYLGNIPADVVLEEVHINGKPLLSDTPERGIGISPVVHVNGSQAYELQLPFEDTVVQWTNLGEGVVQYSIDINFTLTIMPQRESYYHHTLITAQAFNTYPPEITAQCSDGGITFSVVRPPRAESLWEVGVDQEPLTPQLAAQRGYHLHSDSHKTTLEVPVFSIGYTYEGINLSNFYGTFKLLLRDSKTLEVQTSTSKHCLFKTEDMIVCSADGTMTVVTTPTSTWPTVQPERTSLLDPSCGPKQTDRSRVLFEFKLDSCGTRAMVGDSYVVYENEILHDRQLIADGPNFISRESQFKLTVRCFYPLSGVNRLSVDRLFRSETSGFGSIKVFESLKDSTNKLTAHDCSHQASENAINILSKQVQHTPQTPATGGVLPHPGIRPQPRPGPSSFITAPGGHKKLFLSSQNHQTFPNINPSPPHEVPLQVPAHRGHFMSQTEDQHVFGVEPNLSPFTSSIVGIEMANTGERSGYQPQSQYDPSQTPQLYPVLQTPAQYSQDHISRNKLPLPGIDTTYVPTVDVTSTNTIPDFSGNTLVTPQHLSTESHETKVHQNPERTGSIERRNVKTIQSRVQNIRVKPLRKLASSGHHLSQKPSIPPAYLRSSSPSQYATVQTAASSDGDHWMSQQVSDHRGSNTINWTHSPERPGTLRQEQGVKVKPDQSAGIRLTSLSPNQQGHQQKLVQSVAETGNSGGQQSTPRKVLQPAGASRIRVRPAPGPPGRLQTPDQSRLQNLYSVTGEGTSRTPSFSFTLQNVPKSPSSIIEYKPTNPNTPSPGSHTGPGGSGSDLKTNTRSDCSGQYGDSVHWGIMRGTNTRSLHLKGARNSES is encoded by the exons ATGAAGACTGTTGCCTTCATCATCGG ACTCTTCATCGGTTACAAGTTCACAGATGGAACAACAGCTGAAG aTGCTGGCTCACCAGGTGTTCAGTGGGCGTGTCGGGATCGTTACCTGTGGATCCACGTGACCTCAGGACAGACGCCGCGATTTGAGGCTGTAG ATGAAAATGGCGTCCACTCCATCAGCAAGCAGCTGGCCTCACGCTGTGGTTACACCATCAGCTCCTTCAAGATGGACGGCCTCACCACCTTCAGAGCTTCATACTACTCCTGCTTCACCCACAACCAG AACGACGAGGCGTTCACCTTCAGATTTAACGTGATGGTGAGCGACGGCGGTGCCGGGTGGATCAGCCGACCGGTTTCTGCCATCTGTTCTGGTCTGAGCTGGAGTCATAGAGAAATCGTTTGCGAGGAGGACTACATGGAG GTGAATGTAAACAGAGAGTCTTCATGTGGAGGTCAGCGGGGGGAAAGTGGACAGGTGTGGCAGACGGCCTTCTCTCAG GCTCAGAGGACGGCGAGCGCTGCCTGGCAGCTGATGTTCCTGCAGAGTGATGGACAGGTGAACGCCATGTCCATCAGTGAGGCCCAGACGCAGGGCTACAGTCTGACCGCCACTGCCAAAAGGGTGGTGTTTCGATCTCAATACAGCCCGCCGCACGCTGAGATGATGATG GTGGATGGCGTCCCTGTGGAGGTCGTCCGGGTTTCGCTGTTCTTCAAGCAGAAgctgatggtggtgatgatcGACGTGTCCGTGGTCTGCACAGTCA ATTCTGGTTCTTTCGATGGTACCCGGCTGCTGTGGGACATCCCCCGGGTCCTGACGCCTCTGGTCGGGGAAGGAGCAACGTTTGAAAGTCGGAGCCTCAGTCTGGGGGTGGAGGGAGTGCTGCTGGACCagcacactgcctccaccaggGGCTTCAGTCTGATCCAGCAAGGAGGCCTGGTCCAAATCCAGATTCCTTTTGGGGCAGAGGGTGGCTACAGGAAG agTTTGGTGGTGAACAACGTGTACAAGGAGACATATGTGATCTTCCTGCTATACGAACACATCTTCTCTCTGCTATATGAAGACGGCAGCAGTGTCGACACCAGACACCGACTGCTCAGGGTCCTCGACACGCCGCTGCTCTGCCGACCACCCTTCAGCCTTGACC AGACCGTCAGTGATGACCAGGTGTTCAGGGTCTACCTGGGAAACATTCCTGCTGACGTCGTTTTAGAGGAAGTCCATATCAACGGGAAGCCGCTGCTGTCAGACACACCTGAGCGAGGAATCGGCATCAGTCCTGTAGTTCACGTTAATGGCAGCCAAGCCTACGAGCTCCAGCTGCCCTTCGAGGACACTGTGGTCCAGTGGACG AACTTGGGTGAAGGTGTGGTGCAGTACTCCATAGATATAAACTTCACTTTAACCATCATGCCCCAGAGAGAATCCTACTACCATCACACCCTCATCACAGCACAAGCATTCAACACAT ACCCACCGGAGATCACTGCTCAGTGCTCGGACGGAGGAATCACATTCAGCGTAGTCAGACCACCTCGAGCTGAGAGTCTCTGGGAGGTGGGTGTTGACCAGGAGCCTCTGACACCACAGCTGGCTGCCCAAAGAGGGTACCACCTCCACAGCGACAGCCACAAAACCACCCTGGAGGTCCCTGTGTTCTCCATTGGATACACCTACGAA GGCATCAACCTTTCAAACTTTTATGGGACATTTAAGCTTCTTCTGAGAGACTCCAAAACTCTGGAGGTTCAGACGTCCACTTCCAAACACTGCCTCTTCAAAACAGAGGACATGATAG TCTGTTCTGCGGATGGGACCATGACGGTGGTGACAACTCCGACCTCCACCTGGCCCACGGTGCAGCCTGAAAGAACCAGTCTGCTGGACCCCAGCTGTGGACCCAAACAGACTGACAGATCCAGAGTCCTGTTTGAGTTCAAGCTGGACTCCTGTGGGACCAGAGCCATG GTCGGAGACTCGTACGTGGTTTATGAGAACGAAATCCTCCATGACAGACAGCTGATCGCAGACGGACCAAACTTTATCTCCAGAGAATCTCAGTTCAA GTTGACGGTGAGGTGCTTCTATCCACTCAGTGGAGTCAACAGACTGTCTGTGGATCGGCTCTTCAGATCAGAGACGTCTGGATTTGGTTCAATCAAAGTCTTTGAGAGCCTTAAAG ATTCAACAAACAAACTCACTGCCCATGACTGTTCACATCAGGCTTCTGAAAATGCCATCAATATCCTGTCAAAACAGGTCCAACATACCCCTCAAACCCCAGCAACAGGAGGAGTCCTGCCTCACCCTGGCATCAGGCCTCAGCCCAGACCTGGACCCAGCAGCTTCATCACAGCACCAGGAGGCCACAAGAAGCTGTTCCTCTCCTCCCAAAACCACCAAACCTTTCCAAACATCaacccctctcctcctcatgAAGTCCCTCTACAGGTTCCAGCTCATCGTGGTCATTTCATGTCCCAGACGGAAGACCAACATGTGTTTGGGGTTGAGCCAAATTTGAGCCCCTTCACGTCCTCCATTGTTGGGATCGAAATGGCCAACACTGGAGAAAGATCTGGCTATCAGCCTCAGAGTCAGTATGATCCTTCTCAAACCCCTCAGCTTTACCCAGTCCTTCAAACACCAGCTCAGTACAGCCAAGACCACATCAGCAGAAACAAACTGCCCCTGCCTGGCATAGACACTACCTATGTCCCTACTGTTGATGTCACATCCACAAATACCATCCCTGACTTTTCTGGAAACACACTAGTTACACCTCAGCATCTCAGCACGGAATCTCATGAAACCAAAGTCCACCAAAACCCGGAGAGAACTGGGTCCATCGAGAGGAGGAATGTGAAGACAATTCAGTCCAGGGTGCAAAACATCAGAGTTAAACCTCTGAGAAAATTAGCTTCTTCTGGACATCATCTCAGCCAGAAACCCAGTATCCCACCAGCTTATTTACGAAGCTCCAGTCCCTCCCAGTATGCCACAGTTCAGACAGCTGCCAGCAGTGATGGGGACCACTGGATGTCCCAACAGGTTTCTGACCACAGAGGTTCAAACACAATTAACTGGACACATTCACCTGAGAGACCAGGTACGCTGAGACAGGAACAAGGAGTCAAAGTAAAACCAGATCAATCTGCAGGAATCCGCCTCACCAGTCTATCCCCAAACCAGCAAGGACACCAGCAGAAACTGGTCCAGTCTGTGGCTGAGACAGGAAACAGTGGGGGACAACAGTCTACTCCAAGAAAAGTCCTTCAACCAGCAG GAGCATCTCGCATAAGAGTTAGACCTGCACCCGGTCCCCCAGGAAGACTCCAGACTCCAGACCAGTCCAGACTGCAGAACCTGTACTCTGTAACCGGAGAGGGCACCAGCAGGACGCCCTCCTTCAGTTTCACACTGCAGAACGTCCCGAAAAGCCCTTCCAGCATCATAGAATATAAACCAACCAATCCCAACACACCGAGCCCTGGTTCCCACACAGGTCCTGGTGGTTCAGGTTCAGACCTGAAGACCAACACCAGGTCTGACTGCAGTGGTCAGTATGGAGACAGTGTTCACTGGGGCATCATGAGAGGTACCAACACCAGATCTTTACACCTGAAAGGTGCAAGAAACTCAGAATCTTGA
- the LOC122965674 gene encoding uncharacterized protein LOC122965674 isoform X2: MKTVAFIIGLFIGYKFTDGTTAEGVQWACRDRYLWIHVTSGQTPRFEAVDENGVHSISKQLASRCGYTISSFKMDGLTTFRASYYSCFTHNQNDEAFTFRFNVMVSDGGAGWISRPVSAICSGLSWSHREIVCEEDYMEVNVNRESSCGGQRGESGQVWQTAFSQAQRTASAAWQLMFLQSDGQVNAMSISEAQTQGYSLTATAKRVVFRSQYSPPHAEMMMVDGVPVEVVRVSLFFKQKLMVVMIDVSVVCTVNSGSFDGTRLLWDIPRVLTPLVGEGATFESRSLSLGVEGVLLDQHTASTRGFSLIQQGGLVQIQIPFGAEGGYRKSLVVNNVYKETYVIFLLYEHIFSLLYEDGSSVDTRHRLLRVLDTPLLCRPPFSLDQTVSDDQVFRVYLGNIPADVVLEEVHINGKPLLSDTPERGIGISPVVHVNGSQAYELQLPFEDTVVQWTNLGEGVVQYSIDINFTLTIMPQRESYYHHTLITAQAFNTYPPEITAQCSDGGITFSVVRPPRAESLWEVGVDQEPLTPQLAAQRGYHLHSDSHKTTLEVPVFSIGYTYEGINLSNFYGTFKLLLRDSKTLEVQTSTSKHCLFKTEDMIVCSADGTMTVVTTPTSTWPTVQPERTSLLDPSCGPKQTDRSRVLFEFKLDSCGTRAMVGDSYVVYENEILHDRQLIADGPNFISRESQFKLTVRCFYPLSGVNRLSVDRLFRSETSGFGSIKVFESLKDSTNKLTAHDCSHQASENAINILSKQVQHTPQTPATGGVLPHPGIRPQPRPGPSSFITAPGGHKKLFLSSQNHQTFPNINPSPPHEVPLQVPAHRGHFMSQTEDQHVFGVEPNLSPFTSSIVGIEMANTGERSGYQPQSQYDPSQTPQLYPVLQTPAQYSQDHISRNKLPLPGIDTTYVPTVDVTSTNTIPDFSGNTLVTPQHLSTESHETKVHQNPERTGSIERRNVKTIQSRVQNIRVKPLRKLASSGHHLSQKPSIPPAYLRSSSPSQYATVQTAASSDGDHWMSQQVSDHRGSNTINWTHSPERPGTLRQEQGVKVKPDQSAGIRLTSLSPNQQGHQQKLVQSVAETGNSGGQQSTPRKVLQPAGASRIRVRPAPGPPGRLQTPDQSRLQNLYSVTGEGTSRTPSFSFTLQNVPKSPSSIIEYKPTNPNTPSPGSHTGPGGSGSDLKTNTRSDCSGQYGDSVHWGIMRGTNTRSLHLKGARNSES; this comes from the exons ATGAAGACTGTTGCCTTCATCATCGG ACTCTTCATCGGTTACAAGTTCACAGATGGAACAACAGCTGAAG GTGTTCAGTGGGCGTGTCGGGATCGTTACCTGTGGATCCACGTGACCTCAGGACAGACGCCGCGATTTGAGGCTGTAG ATGAAAATGGCGTCCACTCCATCAGCAAGCAGCTGGCCTCACGCTGTGGTTACACCATCAGCTCCTTCAAGATGGACGGCCTCACCACCTTCAGAGCTTCATACTACTCCTGCTTCACCCACAACCAG AACGACGAGGCGTTCACCTTCAGATTTAACGTGATGGTGAGCGACGGCGGTGCCGGGTGGATCAGCCGACCGGTTTCTGCCATCTGTTCTGGTCTGAGCTGGAGTCATAGAGAAATCGTTTGCGAGGAGGACTACATGGAG GTGAATGTAAACAGAGAGTCTTCATGTGGAGGTCAGCGGGGGGAAAGTGGACAGGTGTGGCAGACGGCCTTCTCTCAG GCTCAGAGGACGGCGAGCGCTGCCTGGCAGCTGATGTTCCTGCAGAGTGATGGACAGGTGAACGCCATGTCCATCAGTGAGGCCCAGACGCAGGGCTACAGTCTGACCGCCACTGCCAAAAGGGTGGTGTTTCGATCTCAATACAGCCCGCCGCACGCTGAGATGATGATG GTGGATGGCGTCCCTGTGGAGGTCGTCCGGGTTTCGCTGTTCTTCAAGCAGAAgctgatggtggtgatgatcGACGTGTCCGTGGTCTGCACAGTCA ATTCTGGTTCTTTCGATGGTACCCGGCTGCTGTGGGACATCCCCCGGGTCCTGACGCCTCTGGTCGGGGAAGGAGCAACGTTTGAAAGTCGGAGCCTCAGTCTGGGGGTGGAGGGAGTGCTGCTGGACCagcacactgcctccaccaggGGCTTCAGTCTGATCCAGCAAGGAGGCCTGGTCCAAATCCAGATTCCTTTTGGGGCAGAGGGTGGCTACAGGAAG agTTTGGTGGTGAACAACGTGTACAAGGAGACATATGTGATCTTCCTGCTATACGAACACATCTTCTCTCTGCTATATGAAGACGGCAGCAGTGTCGACACCAGACACCGACTGCTCAGGGTCCTCGACACGCCGCTGCTCTGCCGACCACCCTTCAGCCTTGACC AGACCGTCAGTGATGACCAGGTGTTCAGGGTCTACCTGGGAAACATTCCTGCTGACGTCGTTTTAGAGGAAGTCCATATCAACGGGAAGCCGCTGCTGTCAGACACACCTGAGCGAGGAATCGGCATCAGTCCTGTAGTTCACGTTAATGGCAGCCAAGCCTACGAGCTCCAGCTGCCCTTCGAGGACACTGTGGTCCAGTGGACG AACTTGGGTGAAGGTGTGGTGCAGTACTCCATAGATATAAACTTCACTTTAACCATCATGCCCCAGAGAGAATCCTACTACCATCACACCCTCATCACAGCACAAGCATTCAACACAT ACCCACCGGAGATCACTGCTCAGTGCTCGGACGGAGGAATCACATTCAGCGTAGTCAGACCACCTCGAGCTGAGAGTCTCTGGGAGGTGGGTGTTGACCAGGAGCCTCTGACACCACAGCTGGCTGCCCAAAGAGGGTACCACCTCCACAGCGACAGCCACAAAACCACCCTGGAGGTCCCTGTGTTCTCCATTGGATACACCTACGAA GGCATCAACCTTTCAAACTTTTATGGGACATTTAAGCTTCTTCTGAGAGACTCCAAAACTCTGGAGGTTCAGACGTCCACTTCCAAACACTGCCTCTTCAAAACAGAGGACATGATAG TCTGTTCTGCGGATGGGACCATGACGGTGGTGACAACTCCGACCTCCACCTGGCCCACGGTGCAGCCTGAAAGAACCAGTCTGCTGGACCCCAGCTGTGGACCCAAACAGACTGACAGATCCAGAGTCCTGTTTGAGTTCAAGCTGGACTCCTGTGGGACCAGAGCCATG GTCGGAGACTCGTACGTGGTTTATGAGAACGAAATCCTCCATGACAGACAGCTGATCGCAGACGGACCAAACTTTATCTCCAGAGAATCTCAGTTCAA GTTGACGGTGAGGTGCTTCTATCCACTCAGTGGAGTCAACAGACTGTCTGTGGATCGGCTCTTCAGATCAGAGACGTCTGGATTTGGTTCAATCAAAGTCTTTGAGAGCCTTAAAG ATTCAACAAACAAACTCACTGCCCATGACTGTTCACATCAGGCTTCTGAAAATGCCATCAATATCCTGTCAAAACAGGTCCAACATACCCCTCAAACCCCAGCAACAGGAGGAGTCCTGCCTCACCCTGGCATCAGGCCTCAGCCCAGACCTGGACCCAGCAGCTTCATCACAGCACCAGGAGGCCACAAGAAGCTGTTCCTCTCCTCCCAAAACCACCAAACCTTTCCAAACATCaacccctctcctcctcatgAAGTCCCTCTACAGGTTCCAGCTCATCGTGGTCATTTCATGTCCCAGACGGAAGACCAACATGTGTTTGGGGTTGAGCCAAATTTGAGCCCCTTCACGTCCTCCATTGTTGGGATCGAAATGGCCAACACTGGAGAAAGATCTGGCTATCAGCCTCAGAGTCAGTATGATCCTTCTCAAACCCCTCAGCTTTACCCAGTCCTTCAAACACCAGCTCAGTACAGCCAAGACCACATCAGCAGAAACAAACTGCCCCTGCCTGGCATAGACACTACCTATGTCCCTACTGTTGATGTCACATCCACAAATACCATCCCTGACTTTTCTGGAAACACACTAGTTACACCTCAGCATCTCAGCACGGAATCTCATGAAACCAAAGTCCACCAAAACCCGGAGAGAACTGGGTCCATCGAGAGGAGGAATGTGAAGACAATTCAGTCCAGGGTGCAAAACATCAGAGTTAAACCTCTGAGAAAATTAGCTTCTTCTGGACATCATCTCAGCCAGAAACCCAGTATCCCACCAGCTTATTTACGAAGCTCCAGTCCCTCCCAGTATGCCACAGTTCAGACAGCTGCCAGCAGTGATGGGGACCACTGGATGTCCCAACAGGTTTCTGACCACAGAGGTTCAAACACAATTAACTGGACACATTCACCTGAGAGACCAGGTACGCTGAGACAGGAACAAGGAGTCAAAGTAAAACCAGATCAATCTGCAGGAATCCGCCTCACCAGTCTATCCCCAAACCAGCAAGGACACCAGCAGAAACTGGTCCAGTCTGTGGCTGAGACAGGAAACAGTGGGGGACAACAGTCTACTCCAAGAAAAGTCCTTCAACCAGCAG GAGCATCTCGCATAAGAGTTAGACCTGCACCCGGTCCCCCAGGAAGACTCCAGACTCCAGACCAGTCCAGACTGCAGAACCTGTACTCTGTAACCGGAGAGGGCACCAGCAGGACGCCCTCCTTCAGTTTCACACTGCAGAACGTCCCGAAAAGCCCTTCCAGCATCATAGAATATAAACCAACCAATCCCAACACACCGAGCCCTGGTTCCCACACAGGTCCTGGTGGTTCAGGTTCAGACCTGAAGACCAACACCAGGTCTGACTGCAGTGGTCAGTATGGAGACAGTGTTCACTGGGGCATCATGAGAGGTACCAACACCAGATCTTTACACCTGAAAGGTGCAAGAAACTCAGAATCTTGA
- the LOC122965674 gene encoding uncharacterized protein LOC122965674 isoform X3 yields the protein MKTVAFIIGLFIGYKFTDGTTAEDAGSPGVQWACRDRYLWIHVTSGQTPRFEAVDENGVHSISKQLASRCGYTISSFKMDGLTTFRASYYSCFTHNQNDEAFTFRFNVMVSDGGAGWISRPVSAICSGLSWSHREIVCEEDYMEVNVNRESSCGGQRGESGQVWQTAFSQAQRTASAAWQLMFLQSDGQVNAMSISEAQTQGYSLTATAKRVVFRSQYSPPHAEMMMVDGVPVEVVRVSLFFKQKLMVVMIDVSVVCTVNSGSFDGTRLLWDIPRVLTPLVGEGATFESRSLSLGVEGVLLDQHTASTRGFSLIQQGGLVQIQIPFGAEGGYRKSLVVNNVYKETYVIFLLYEHIFSLLYEDGSSVDTRHRLLRVLDTPLLCRPPFSLDQTVSDDQVFRVYLGNIPADVVLEEVHINGKPLLSDTPERGIGISPVVHVNGSQAYELQLPFEDTVVQWTNLGEGVVQYSIDINFTLTIMPQRESYYHHTLITAQAFNTYPPEITAQCSDGGITFSVVRPPRAESLWEVGVDQEPLTPQLAAQRGYHLHSDSHKTTLEVPVFSIGYTYEGINLSNFYGTFKLLLRDSKTLEVQTSTSKHCLFKTEDMIVCSADGTMTVVTTPTSTWPTVQPERTSLLDPSCGPKQTDRSRVLFEFKLDSCGTRAMVGDSYVVYENEILHDRQLIADGPNFISRESQFKLTVRCFYPLSGVNRLSVDRLFRSETSGFGSIKVFESLKDSTNKLTAHDCSHQASENAINILSKQVQHTPQTPATGGVLPHPGIRPQPRPGPSSFITAPGGHKKLFLSSQNHQTFPNINPSPPHEVPLQVPAHRGHFMSQTEDQHVFGVEPNLSPFTSSIVGIEMANTGERSGYQPQSQYDPSQTPQLYPVLQTPAQYSQDHISRNKLPLPGIDTTYVPTVDVTSTNTIPDFSGNTLVTPQHLSTESHETKVHQNPERTGSIERRNVKTIQSRVQNIRVKPLRKLASSGHHLSQKPSIPPAYLRSSSPSQYATVQTAASSDGDHWMSQQVSDHRGSNTINWTHSPERPGTLRQEQGVKVKPDQSAGIRLTSLSPNQQGHQQKLVQSVAETGNSGGQQSTPRKVLQPAGASRIRVRPAPGPPGRLQTPDQSRLQNLYSVTGEGTSRTPSFSFTLQNVPKSPSSIIEYKPTNPNTPSPGSHTGPGGSGSDLKTNTRSDCSGQYGDSVHWGIMRGKQIS from the exons ATGAAGACTGTTGCCTTCATCATCGG ACTCTTCATCGGTTACAAGTTCACAGATGGAACAACAGCTGAAG aTGCTGGCTCACCAGGTGTTCAGTGGGCGTGTCGGGATCGTTACCTGTGGATCCACGTGACCTCAGGACAGACGCCGCGATTTGAGGCTGTAG ATGAAAATGGCGTCCACTCCATCAGCAAGCAGCTGGCCTCACGCTGTGGTTACACCATCAGCTCCTTCAAGATGGACGGCCTCACCACCTTCAGAGCTTCATACTACTCCTGCTTCACCCACAACCAG AACGACGAGGCGTTCACCTTCAGATTTAACGTGATGGTGAGCGACGGCGGTGCCGGGTGGATCAGCCGACCGGTTTCTGCCATCTGTTCTGGTCTGAGCTGGAGTCATAGAGAAATCGTTTGCGAGGAGGACTACATGGAG GTGAATGTAAACAGAGAGTCTTCATGTGGAGGTCAGCGGGGGGAAAGTGGACAGGTGTGGCAGACGGCCTTCTCTCAG GCTCAGAGGACGGCGAGCGCTGCCTGGCAGCTGATGTTCCTGCAGAGTGATGGACAGGTGAACGCCATGTCCATCAGTGAGGCCCAGACGCAGGGCTACAGTCTGACCGCCACTGCCAAAAGGGTGGTGTTTCGATCTCAATACAGCCCGCCGCACGCTGAGATGATGATG GTGGATGGCGTCCCTGTGGAGGTCGTCCGGGTTTCGCTGTTCTTCAAGCAGAAgctgatggtggtgatgatcGACGTGTCCGTGGTCTGCACAGTCA ATTCTGGTTCTTTCGATGGTACCCGGCTGCTGTGGGACATCCCCCGGGTCCTGACGCCTCTGGTCGGGGAAGGAGCAACGTTTGAAAGTCGGAGCCTCAGTCTGGGGGTGGAGGGAGTGCTGCTGGACCagcacactgcctccaccaggGGCTTCAGTCTGATCCAGCAAGGAGGCCTGGTCCAAATCCAGATTCCTTTTGGGGCAGAGGGTGGCTACAGGAAG agTTTGGTGGTGAACAACGTGTACAAGGAGACATATGTGATCTTCCTGCTATACGAACACATCTTCTCTCTGCTATATGAAGACGGCAGCAGTGTCGACACCAGACACCGACTGCTCAGGGTCCTCGACACGCCGCTGCTCTGCCGACCACCCTTCAGCCTTGACC AGACCGTCAGTGATGACCAGGTGTTCAGGGTCTACCTGGGAAACATTCCTGCTGACGTCGTTTTAGAGGAAGTCCATATCAACGGGAAGCCGCTGCTGTCAGACACACCTGAGCGAGGAATCGGCATCAGTCCTGTAGTTCACGTTAATGGCAGCCAAGCCTACGAGCTCCAGCTGCCCTTCGAGGACACTGTGGTCCAGTGGACG AACTTGGGTGAAGGTGTGGTGCAGTACTCCATAGATATAAACTTCACTTTAACCATCATGCCCCAGAGAGAATCCTACTACCATCACACCCTCATCACAGCACAAGCATTCAACACAT ACCCACCGGAGATCACTGCTCAGTGCTCGGACGGAGGAATCACATTCAGCGTAGTCAGACCACCTCGAGCTGAGAGTCTCTGGGAGGTGGGTGTTGACCAGGAGCCTCTGACACCACAGCTGGCTGCCCAAAGAGGGTACCACCTCCACAGCGACAGCCACAAAACCACCCTGGAGGTCCCTGTGTTCTCCATTGGATACACCTACGAA GGCATCAACCTTTCAAACTTTTATGGGACATTTAAGCTTCTTCTGAGAGACTCCAAAACTCTGGAGGTTCAGACGTCCACTTCCAAACACTGCCTCTTCAAAACAGAGGACATGATAG TCTGTTCTGCGGATGGGACCATGACGGTGGTGACAACTCCGACCTCCACCTGGCCCACGGTGCAGCCTGAAAGAACCAGTCTGCTGGACCCCAGCTGTGGACCCAAACAGACTGACAGATCCAGAGTCCTGTTTGAGTTCAAGCTGGACTCCTGTGGGACCAGAGCCATG GTCGGAGACTCGTACGTGGTTTATGAGAACGAAATCCTCCATGACAGACAGCTGATCGCAGACGGACCAAACTTTATCTCCAGAGAATCTCAGTTCAA GTTGACGGTGAGGTGCTTCTATCCACTCAGTGGAGTCAACAGACTGTCTGTGGATCGGCTCTTCAGATCAGAGACGTCTGGATTTGGTTCAATCAAAGTCTTTGAGAGCCTTAAAG ATTCAACAAACAAACTCACTGCCCATGACTGTTCACATCAGGCTTCTGAAAATGCCATCAATATCCTGTCAAAACAGGTCCAACATACCCCTCAAACCCCAGCAACAGGAGGAGTCCTGCCTCACCCTGGCATCAGGCCTCAGCCCAGACCTGGACCCAGCAGCTTCATCACAGCACCAGGAGGCCACAAGAAGCTGTTCCTCTCCTCCCAAAACCACCAAACCTTTCCAAACATCaacccctctcctcctcatgAAGTCCCTCTACAGGTTCCAGCTCATCGTGGTCATTTCATGTCCCAGACGGAAGACCAACATGTGTTTGGGGTTGAGCCAAATTTGAGCCCCTTCACGTCCTCCATTGTTGGGATCGAAATGGCCAACACTGGAGAAAGATCTGGCTATCAGCCTCAGAGTCAGTATGATCCTTCTCAAACCCCTCAGCTTTACCCAGTCCTTCAAACACCAGCTCAGTACAGCCAAGACCACATCAGCAGAAACAAACTGCCCCTGCCTGGCATAGACACTACCTATGTCCCTACTGTTGATGTCACATCCACAAATACCATCCCTGACTTTTCTGGAAACACACTAGTTACACCTCAGCATCTCAGCACGGAATCTCATGAAACCAAAGTCCACCAAAACCCGGAGAGAACTGGGTCCATCGAGAGGAGGAATGTGAAGACAATTCAGTCCAGGGTGCAAAACATCAGAGTTAAACCTCTGAGAAAATTAGCTTCTTCTGGACATCATCTCAGCCAGAAACCCAGTATCCCACCAGCTTATTTACGAAGCTCCAGTCCCTCCCAGTATGCCACAGTTCAGACAGCTGCCAGCAGTGATGGGGACCACTGGATGTCCCAACAGGTTTCTGACCACAGAGGTTCAAACACAATTAACTGGACACATTCACCTGAGAGACCAGGTACGCTGAGACAGGAACAAGGAGTCAAAGTAAAACCAGATCAATCTGCAGGAATCCGCCTCACCAGTCTATCCCCAAACCAGCAAGGACACCAGCAGAAACTGGTCCAGTCTGTGGCTGAGACAGGAAACAGTGGGGGACAACAGTCTACTCCAAGAAAAGTCCTTCAACCAGCAG GAGCATCTCGCATAAGAGTTAGACCTGCACCCGGTCCCCCAGGAAGACTCCAGACTCCAGACCAGTCCAGACTGCAGAACCTGTACTCTGTAACCGGAGAGGGCACCAGCAGGACGCCCTCCTTCAGTTTCACACTGCAGAACGTCCCGAAAAGCCCTTCCAGCATCATAGAATATAAACCAACCAATCCCAACACACCGAGCCCTGGTTCCCACACAGGTCCTGGTGGTTCAGGTTCAGACCTGAAGACCAACACCAGGTCTGACTGCAGTGGTCAGTATGGAGACAGTGTTCACTGGGGCATCATGAGAG GTAAACAGATCAGCTGA